In the Catenulispora sp. MAP5-51 genome, one interval contains:
- the lhgO gene encoding L-2-hydroxyglutarate oxidase produces MRNVVVIGGGIIGLAVAWELTGRGLGVTVLEKEADWAAHQTGHNSNVVHAGLYYKPGSFKARMSVAGNRSIVDFARRYDVPVEVCGKLVVATGQEEIPALDVLAERAVANGVPAKRITPAEAREYEPEVSCVAALRVESTGIIDYPGVCAALVRLLGEAGADLRLNSAALGIRAGRTGGVEVATEAGIVRADALVNCAGLHSDRVARLAGLTPSARIVPFRGEYYELRPERRHLVKGLIYPVPDPTLPFLGVHLTRMLDGSVHAGPNAVLALRREGYRWTDFSAKDVAEVAAFPGTWRLARRYAVPTGLDEVRRSFSRKRFAASLARLVPAVTEQDIVRHGSGVRAQAMRRDGSLVDDFLIETARDQVHVLNAPSPAATSALEIARHIADRVTEGR; encoded by the coding sequence GTGCGCAATGTCGTAGTCATCGGAGGCGGGATCATCGGTCTGGCCGTGGCCTGGGAGCTGACCGGGCGGGGGCTGGGCGTCACCGTGCTGGAGAAGGAGGCCGACTGGGCCGCGCACCAGACCGGCCACAACTCGAACGTCGTCCACGCCGGGCTCTACTACAAGCCCGGCTCGTTCAAGGCCCGCATGTCCGTCGCCGGCAACCGGTCCATCGTGGACTTCGCCCGGCGGTACGACGTGCCCGTCGAGGTGTGCGGGAAGCTCGTCGTCGCGACCGGGCAGGAGGAGATCCCGGCGCTGGACGTGCTGGCCGAGCGGGCCGTGGCCAACGGCGTGCCGGCGAAGCGGATCACGCCGGCCGAGGCGCGGGAGTACGAGCCGGAGGTCTCGTGCGTCGCCGCGCTGCGCGTGGAGTCCACCGGGATCATCGACTACCCGGGCGTCTGCGCCGCGCTGGTCCGGCTGCTCGGCGAGGCCGGCGCCGACCTGCGGCTGAATAGCGCCGCGCTCGGGATCCGGGCCGGGCGCACCGGAGGCGTCGAGGTCGCCACCGAGGCCGGCATCGTCCGCGCCGACGCCCTGGTCAACTGCGCCGGACTGCACTCCGATCGGGTGGCGCGCCTGGCCGGGCTGACGCCGTCGGCCCGGATCGTGCCCTTCCGCGGCGAGTACTACGAGCTCCGACCCGAACGCCGCCACCTGGTCAAGGGCCTGATCTACCCGGTACCGGACCCGACGCTGCCGTTTTTGGGCGTCCACCTCACGAGGATGCTCGACGGCAGCGTGCACGCCGGCCCGAACGCCGTGCTGGCGCTGCGCCGCGAGGGCTACCGCTGGACCGACTTCTCCGCGAAGGACGTCGCCGAGGTGGCGGCCTTCCCCGGAACCTGGCGCCTCGCCCGCCGCTACGCGGTCCCGACCGGCCTGGACGAGGTCCGCCGCTCGTTCTCGAGGAAGCGCTTCGCCGCCAGCCTGGCCCGCCTCGTCCCGGCCGTCACCGAGCAGGACATCGTCCGCCACGGCTCCGGCGTGCGCGCGCAGGCCATGCGCCGCGACGGTTCACTGGTCGACGACTTCCTCATCGAGACCGCCCGCGACCAGGTGCACGTCCTGAACGCGCCCTCGCCGGCGGCCACCAGCGCGCTGGAGATCGCGCGGCATATCGCGGACCGGGTGACCGAGGGGAGGTGA